The window GCTGTTACCAATTTTTCTAAGAAACCTTAAGGCACACCATTAGAATCTAGATCTTTGATTATCTTTTGACCTCCCCCTTTGATCTCTCCATCTGGATCAGGAAGTTTATACTTGTGACTATTCCCTTCCAAATGTTTCTGCATATAATCCACCTTCTGTCTTCCCTATTGTACCTCGTTTCTATGTTGACTCtaatttattgcttttcttttctttttttttatttaggattttgcaaagtaatgggccacaagtgtcagaggctgaatttgaactcaggtactcctgactccagggctggtgctctatccactttgccacctagctgccctgactgtATTCTAAACAAATTCCTGGGTGTTCAATTATCTTAGTTCTTTTCATATAAGAATGAAGGTTCTTATGAAGCCCCAAACCCCTACCCTATCCTCTCTTTGAAACTCTTCTTACACATAATCCCAAACATTAAGAAAAAGCAATTTTCTAGTATCTCTGCCTCCTTTCTACATTTATATAAACCAGAGTAGCATAGAAAGTTGTGTTTATTTGTATATGATTCCCTTTACCCTACCTTCTATCTTCCCTTTTCGGACCTTCAAATCAGAGCTAATCAGAACTAACTAGGGCTTCTggtgtgtttttattttgtaaatctcATCAGTTACTTTTGAAGACGGTAAGGTTTTGAAGGGATACTTCTATCCCCTCTCCCACTTCAAATGTTAGCACTCCCTAACTTTATAGACCCTTTATAATCAATAGAATTCAcctttcctggtttttctttactcttgcttttgtatttcaaagttcttAGCGCTTCACTTAGTTCTCAGTACTTGGCTCTGATCTCTTCAGGAGTTGCTAGACAATTCTCTGATTCATTCAAGATCCATTTTCCCCTTACAGTATATGACACTCAGCTTTGCAGTTTTTTGATTGGAAGACACTATTTTGTCttgtggaatattgtattccaagaccTCTTTTATTAAAAGTTGAGAAGTCGGTACCATGCTAACTCCTAAGTACTTAAACAGTTTTTCTAGATGATTcctagatgatagatagatattctAGATgaattctaagattttttttccctttagttttgaaattcctggaactttttttttctgggaaatcCTTTTAGCAGATAGTTGCTTTAACCTTTACCTTCCTGATCTAGCAAATttgattaaatttcatttataaaatagtgtACAGGCCTGAAGCAGTGTTTTCCTTAATTAGGATTTTTCAGGGAGTCCAATGACTcgaattgcttttctttttggatCTTTTTATTTTGTCCCATTATTTCTTCACGTGTCAAGAATCTTTGATTTCTATGCATTTTAGGTAGTTATCAAAGGAATTTTACCTGGTGCTGCTTTaccacattctcttctatttattcTCCTTCCAGTTCCATCCTTCTTGCTCCTCTTTACTAAGCTACCACCAAATCTTTGCTACCTCGTacctcttccctcccctaccccacaCCCTCATCTGGCTTAACACTCCTCACCTAAGGTGAGAAACACCGAGAAGTCATGAAGAAATGCCAACGGGATTCGTCATAAATTGAGGCAGTCTAGCCATTAGTGGACAAAAAATGGTGCAGGTAATACTTTTATTCTTCCTGACTtgatattctattacattctcTGCAGAAGTTATTCCAAACATTCTCCTGGCTTCAAATTTCCTCTTCACCCTTTCAGCAAACATCAtctaatataaggaaaaaaaaaagaggtgggtGGGGTAGGTGGAggactttcttccttttcctcactACGGGAAGCCCCCACGGCCCTCCCCCAGCCAAGTGCCCTGGTTCATTATTGCCTACACACGCTGACTGCTGGTCACAGAAGGGCAATGGGAAGCCGTTAAAAACTCGGCTGAAGTAACAGTAGCGTTAGCATGTAGCAAGCTTTAAAAAGgcccttaaaataaaatttaaacatctACATTTTCGGACTGAGTTTTGACAATGCTAAAAGTTGCCAATGAATATAAACAGGTCAGGCCcaagaggaggaaggaggcaaGAGCAGAGTTGAACAAGCAAACAACGTAGCTAAAAACAGAGTTGGCTTTGCCCCGGGGAGGTTTCGTAACCAGAGGCGCGCGGCGCCTGCGCGCTGGGAccgggggggaggagggagggagggaggggggactCCCGAGAGCACAAAGTTAGCGGGCGGAAGTtgcggggaggggaggggaggggagggggcgagCGGCGGAGCCGGGCAGCGGAGGGCGGGCCGCGGGCCGCGGGGCGCGGGGGCAGGGGCCGGGGGCGGGTGGTCCGTGGCGCGAGACAGCTCCTTCGCCTGCCGAGGTGGTGGCTCTGAAAAGAGCCTTTGTTTCGGGGCGGGGAGGCGGCGGCGCGAGCGGCTCCGGGGCGGCCGCGCTTACTTGGAGCTGGTGTACTTGGTGACGGCCTTGGTGCCCTCGGACACGGCGTGCTTGGCCAGCTCCCCGGGCAGCAGCAGGCGCACGGCCGTCTGGATCTCCCGGGAGGTGATGGTGGAGCGCTTGTTGTAGTGCGCCAGGCGGGACGCCTCGCCGGCGATGCGCTCGAAGATGTCGTTGACGAAGGAGTTCATGATGCCCATGGCCTTGGAGGAGATGCCGGTGTCGGGGTGGACCTGCTTGAGCACCTTGTACACGTAGATGGAGTAGCTCTCCTTGCGGCTGCGCTTGCGCTTCTTGCCGTCCTTCTTCTGGGCCTTGGTCACGGCCTTCTTGGAACCCTTCTTCGGGGCAGGGGCGGACTTGGCCGGCTCGGGCATGGCGAGGGCGGGCGCGGGCTACGAGTCGAGAGAGGAGGAGCGCGCGGATCGGGCGACGAGCGTGGCGCCGCCGGCCCCCGCTCCTTATAGCGCCGCTATGCAAATGAGGGCTCGGGCGGCGCCGGGCCGCGATTGGCGGGCGGCCGGGGGTGGCGTCACAGGCGGGAGGACGGCCATGTAAATGGCGGGATGGCAGGCGAGCTTCCCCAGTGGCCGGCCGCACAAAGCCGGCGCGCCGGCCAATGGGAGGCGGCGGCCGCGCGGTCCCCGCGCAAGCTATAAAAGGCGGCGGCGCGGCGCGGCCGGGCACCAGTGGAGTCGCGCAGTCGGTGGCCGACGCAGCTGCATCCGTCATGTCCGGCCGCGGGAAGCAGGGAGGCAAGGCTCG is drawn from Macrotis lagotis isolate mMagLag1 chromosome 5, bilby.v1.9.chrom.fasta, whole genome shotgun sequence and contains these coding sequences:
- the LOC141488541 gene encoding histone H2B type 2-E, with translation MPEPAKSAPAPKKGSKKAVTKAQKKDGKKRKRSRKESYSIYVYKVLKQVHPDTGISSKAMGIMNSFVNDIFERIAGEASRLAHYNKRSTITSREIQTAVRLLLPGELAKHAVSEGTKAVTKYTSSK